A part of Paenibacillus sp. 481 genomic DNA contains:
- a CDS encoding acyl-CoA thioesterase → MILISKPVALEIPVRYIECDPMGIVHHCTYLVWFEMGRVEASRVVGGYAFFKSRKFVYPVIDIQCKYYAPARFGHTVVVETMLHIPTKSMLEFTYQIYSKHGRQLLAEGRSTHTLMTPDGQTVFKLPEPFRERITKYWEANA, encoded by the coding sequence GTGATTCTTATTAGCAAACCAGTCGCGCTTGAAATCCCTGTACGTTACATCGAATGTGATCCAATGGGCATTGTGCACCATTGTACGTATTTAGTTTGGTTTGAAATGGGGCGCGTGGAAGCTTCTCGCGTCGTTGGAGGGTACGCTTTTTTCAAAAGCAGGAAGTTCGTATACCCGGTGATAGACATTCAGTGCAAGTATTATGCTCCGGCCCGATTCGGCCACACCGTAGTCGTGGAAACAATGTTGCATATACCGACAAAGTCGATGCTCGAATTTACGTATCAAATTTATAGCAAGCATGGTAGACAGCTATTAGCTGAAGGAAGATCAACGCATACGCTGATGACGCCAGATGGACAAACGGTTTTTAAATTGCCAGAGCCTTTTCGTGAGCGGATTACGAAGTATTGGGAGGCAAATGCATGA
- the fabD gene encoding ACP S-malonyltransferase has protein sequence MKTAFLFPGQGSQFVGMGKGFCRKYGAAFEDTFTEASDALGFNLKQVCFEGPERELTKTEYAQPAIVTVSVGIYRLLMNEGIAPSVVAGHSVGQFSALVAAGVLPFAEAVRLVRKRGLCMAAVAQKGGMAAVVMSKPEQRAALIETIHEMEVDVASYNTPSQMVVSGAVDNIQRIVEYLNNQAGVRTKPLAVSHAFHSRLMAEMEAELMTYVKELHFNDASIPLVLNGNAKAVTCMNEIVNDIRDQCTQPVLWDQSMNTLHDLGVSQVIEVGASSTLIGMMRAIGYDWQTAAVDTPMTLEKLLRTERVYRNLEHEGRAAIV, from the coding sequence ATGAAGACAGCATTCTTATTTCCAGGCCAAGGTTCGCAGTTTGTAGGGATGGGAAAAGGATTTTGTCGAAAATACGGGGCGGCGTTTGAAGATACTTTTACGGAGGCAAGTGACGCTTTGGGTTTCAATTTGAAACAGGTTTGCTTTGAAGGGCCAGAGCGTGAGCTAACGAAGACCGAATATGCCCAGCCTGCGATCGTAACGGTCAGCGTTGGCATATACCGGCTGTTAATGAACGAAGGAATCGCGCCTTCCGTTGTAGCCGGTCACAGCGTGGGCCAGTTCTCGGCCTTAGTCGCCGCAGGGGTGCTACCATTTGCAGAAGCGGTTCGCCTCGTGCGAAAGCGTGGCTTGTGTATGGCTGCGGTAGCGCAAAAAGGCGGTATGGCCGCAGTCGTTATGTCCAAGCCAGAACAACGTGCGGCGCTTATCGAGACCATCCACGAGATGGAAGTGGATGTGGCTAGCTATAACACGCCGAGCCAAATGGTTGTTTCGGGCGCAGTGGATAATATTCAGCGTATTGTTGAGTATTTGAACAATCAAGCTGGGGTGAGAACGAAGCCGCTCGCGGTTAGTCATGCCTTTCATTCTCGACTGATGGCCGAAATGGAAGCAGAGTTAATGACTTATGTGAAAGAGCTACACTTTAACGATGCATCCATCCCGCTTGTTTTGAACGGTAATGCGAAAGCGGTTACATGTATGAATGAAATTGTGAACGATATCCGAGATCAGTGTACCCAGCCTGTCTTGTGGGATCAGTCCATGAACACGCTGCATGATTTGGGTGTCAGCCAAGTCATCGAAGTCGGTGCAAGTAGCACCCTAATCGGAATGATGCGTGCCATCGGCTATGATTGGCAGACGGCTGCTGTGGATACGCCGATGACGTTGGAGAAGCTACTGCGAACCGAGCGGGTATACCGCAACCTTGAACACGAAGGAAGGGCTGCCATTGTTTAA
- the fabG gene encoding 3-oxoacyl-[acyl-carrier-protein] reductase — translation MNTKEGLPLFKNGEIALVTGGSKGIGRAVAYDLAANGATVVLTYVRNERAAQEAVAEITAAGGTAVAWKANVADEVEVKQLFKKIKNEYGQLHILVNNAGITNDGYVAAMSEAKWDEVMQVNLRGTFLCCREAMKVMIKQQAGAIINVASTSGITGTPGQTNYAASKGGMIAFTRSLALEAAPYHIRANVVAPGFIDTDMTKKVDKAILNKYVNMIPLQRIGRPEEVAYLVSFLASERASYITGKVYTVDGGMTNG, via the coding sequence TTGAACACGAAGGAAGGGCTGCCATTGTTTAAGAACGGAGAAATTGCACTTGTTACGGGTGGCTCCAAAGGGATTGGTCGCGCCGTTGCTTATGATTTAGCCGCTAATGGGGCAACTGTTGTGCTGACTTACGTACGCAATGAACGCGCAGCTCAAGAGGCAGTCGCCGAAATTACCGCTGCAGGTGGCACAGCGGTCGCATGGAAAGCGAACGTGGCTGATGAGGTTGAGGTCAAGCAGTTGTTCAAAAAAATTAAAAATGAATACGGACAGCTTCATATTTTGGTGAATAACGCAGGCATTACGAATGACGGTTATGTGGCCGCGATGAGCGAAGCCAAATGGGATGAAGTGATGCAAGTCAATTTGCGCGGAACTTTTCTGTGCTGCCGCGAGGCGATGAAAGTCATGATTAAGCAGCAGGCGGGCGCCATTATTAATGTAGCTTCTACCAGTGGAATTACAGGTACGCCTGGTCAGACCAACTATGCAGCATCTAAGGGCGGCATGATTGCATTTACGCGTAGCCTCGCATTGGAGGCAGCGCCCTATCATATACGGGCAAACGTCGTTGCCCCGGGTTTTATTGATACGGATATGACGAAAAAAGTAGACAAAGCCATTCTCAATAAGTACGTGAATATGATTCCGTTGCAGCGGATCGGTAGGCCAGAAGAGGTTGCATATTTAGTATCATTTCTAGCTTCTGAGCGCGCTTCCTATATTACAGGGAAAGTGTACACAGTAGACGGAGGAATGACGAACGGTTAA
- a CDS encoding phosphopantetheine-binding protein produces the protein MRTYQETKLQAEERRALTDKIKAIIVERLDMELEPAFITDDQPLFGRGLGLDSIDALELIVVIEDEFEVTIFDDNMEVFGSVNKLADYITAHSQT, from the coding sequence ATGAGAACGTATCAAGAAACGAAGCTGCAAGCGGAGGAACGGCGCGCGCTAACGGACAAAATAAAAGCCATTATCGTAGAGCGGCTTGATATGGAGTTGGAACCAGCATTTATTACGGATGATCAGCCGTTGTTCGGCCGTGGTTTAGGGCTGGATTCGATTGATGCTTTGGAGTTAATTGTCGTCATTGAGGACGAGTTCGAAGTTACTATTTTTGATGACAACATGGAAGTGTTCGGTTCAGTTAACAAGCTGGCGGACTATATTACGGCACACTCGCAGACATAG
- the fabZ gene encoding 3-hydroxyacyl-ACP dehydratase FabZ, whose protein sequence is MKIVLNADEIRKLLPHRWPFLLLDRVVELQPGVSGVGIKNVTISEPFFEGHFPTESIMPGVLIVEALAQMTAVVYCTGAMQQMQTTSDDELVIDEQAASRVGYLVAIRDFKFMKPVTPGDQLQLRVKLGRSVGALSQVKVCAMVDKHIVAEGTMSVSQRV, encoded by the coding sequence TTGAAAATCGTGCTGAATGCGGATGAAATTCGTAAGCTGCTTCCTCATAGATGGCCATTTTTGTTACTTGATCGCGTTGTAGAGCTTCAACCAGGAGTGAGCGGCGTCGGTATTAAAAATGTAACGATAAGCGAGCCGTTCTTCGAGGGACATTTTCCGACTGAGTCGATTATGCCAGGTGTACTCATCGTCGAGGCGCTGGCGCAGATGACAGCTGTTGTTTACTGCACAGGAGCTATGCAGCAAATGCAAACGACGAGTGACGATGAGCTCGTAATCGATGAGCAAGCGGCTTCACGTGTTGGTTACTTAGTGGCGATCCGAGATTTCAAATTCATGAAACCGGTTACACCGGGAGATCAGTTGCAATTAAGAGTAAAGTTGGGCCGTTCGGTCGGCGCGTTGTCGCAAGTTAAAGTGTGTGCCATGGTGGATAAGCATATTGTGGCAGAGGGGACGATGAGTGTATCGCAGCGAGTGTAA
- a CDS encoding aminomethyltransferase family protein, producing the protein MDKLLNISALTEKFASGGTLRDDGGYGVVASYGDIRAEYNTIRTGIGIVNLSGSGLFKISGEGAVDFVSELVTRDIEFLDTEHVVFTLMLDDKGDILDLVSLYRLEDSFLIETSAMKRDTITAWLRERCGGADNVELEDLGSTHSLIGFEGPHAWKLAQTLITFEISSLPYQSFVETDIQGVQMLFIRSGFTGEYGYKVVAPHEMACSLWEQLMEFSGDEDDEQSEDERYVVAPVGAEALEIAMLEVRQPNAKVDGSISVYEACVEWFVSFPKEHYIGRDALMGPLQQSVNQRLVGFTAKAENEAEVEASAEVVLSLEVGNSVIIEDIKIGSIVQVVYSPILDKYLGLALVDQTFAVSGIQIEALDRTGERIRLTTQSSPYVIPKSWSIKMI; encoded by the coding sequence ATGGATAAGCTGCTTAACATATCGGCCTTAACTGAAAAATTTGCTAGTGGCGGTACGCTCCGCGATGATGGTGGATACGGTGTTGTTGCTTCTTATGGAGATATTCGTGCCGAGTATAACACGATTCGTACAGGGATCGGCATTGTCAATTTGTCAGGCTCAGGCCTGTTTAAAATTAGCGGGGAAGGCGCTGTCGATTTTGTAAGTGAGCTTGTGACAAGAGATATTGAATTTCTCGACACGGAGCATGTTGTATTCACTTTAATGCTAGATGACAAGGGAGATATCCTTGATCTCGTGAGCTTGTATCGTTTGGAGGATTCGTTTCTTATCGAAACTTCGGCCATGAAACGAGACACGATCACAGCTTGGTTGCGCGAGCGTTGTGGAGGAGCAGACAACGTCGAATTAGAAGATCTAGGATCGACACATAGCTTGATCGGCTTTGAGGGCCCGCATGCTTGGAAACTGGCACAGACGCTCATCACGTTTGAAATTTCTTCGCTTCCGTACCAATCGTTTGTGGAGACCGACATTCAAGGGGTACAGATGCTATTTATTCGCAGCGGTTTTACGGGGGAGTATGGCTATAAAGTTGTTGCCCCGCATGAAATGGCTTGCTCATTATGGGAGCAGCTTATGGAATTTAGCGGCGACGAAGACGATGAGCAGAGCGAAGACGAACGTTATGTAGTGGCTCCTGTCGGTGCAGAAGCCTTGGAGATCGCCATGCTGGAGGTGCGACAGCCAAATGCCAAAGTGGACGGAAGTATTTCGGTGTATGAAGCTTGCGTGGAATGGTTCGTAAGCTTTCCGAAGGAGCATTATATCGGACGCGATGCGTTAATGGGGCCGTTGCAGCAATCGGTGAATCAGAGATTAGTTGGCTTTACGGCAAAGGCAGAGAACGAGGCCGAAGTGGAGGCCAGTGCGGAGGTCGTACTATCTCTCGAAGTTGGAAATTCAGTCATCATTGAAGACATCAAGATAGGTTCAATTGTGCAGGTTGTATATAGCCCAATCTTGGACAAGTACTTAGGGCTAGCTTTAGTGGATCAGACTTTTGCGGTATCTGGTATTCAAATAGAAGCTTTGGATCGTACAGGTGAACGCATACGGTTAACAACGCAATCATCTCCATATGTCATCCCGAAATCTTGGTCTATTAAAATGATTTAG
- a CDS encoding beta-ketoacyl-[acyl-carrier-protein] synthase family protein, which translates to MPNQHTQIAVTGIGIICANGNSVEQFWRNIVAGNSGIKPIRAVDMTHIAATVGGEVGDYKAEHYFNEDECKRMDRAGQFAVIAAREAVKHSQLELKAFDSYRTGIVLGTSLGGMRSGELFHEQWIRDGLEQTDEELLFMYPIHTPCDNIAHDLGLKGPRSVISNACAAGTNAIGYACDMIRMGAADVMLAGGVDPLTRLSYSGFNSLQALSPTACAPYSKSDGLNLGEGAAILVLERMDVALQRGATIIAEVLDYELSADAYHLTAPDPGGAGALRSMKGALRKAGLSEHDVDYINGHGTGTPTNDTSEPKALRALMTAGSIPVSSSKSMVGHMLGAAGAAEAVASVLAIENSFIPPTVNFDVQSQKFDIDFVPNAGRSADLNVILSNSFAFGGNNATVLFGKHKKCEVRIQEQVPEVTQEQAHEQAREQAHEQARGQAQVQDAEESAHFPKKRHKVVITGVGAIAGNAANLEQIYSLLREHQSGLSPISSFDTSGYIQREAGQIPELRYSKMINPSLLRKMDTLSKQATAVTKMALEDAKLSVTRHNSEQIGVLFATGSGPIETVESFNRVVLQEGAKMANAKLFPNTVMNAAAGHICIHFNIKGPTSTIAAGGVSIVNALFYANAMIQSGSCQTVLVVSSDEFNEPMLAGHQRLSGFLTPTTMRPFDEQRNGVVLGSGSVCFVVESEAAALARGARIVAELKGFGMTSDCRAIGGVNPRGQEWSAAFQKALADANMSAEQIDYVAAAANGHRMFDYAEAQALERVFGGDVPVSAPKSMFGETHGTAGGIGLLTALYAMNESAIPGIQHLNEPLRSVKVDFVTESLRKAKVDHALISSFAYGGNYNALVVGKYNGDAECSP; encoded by the coding sequence ATGCCTAACCAACACACTCAAATTGCGGTAACGGGAATCGGAATTATTTGCGCCAACGGCAATTCAGTTGAACAATTTTGGCGTAACATCGTTGCTGGTAATAGCGGCATAAAGCCGATTCGAGCAGTAGATATGACCCACATTGCAGCCACCGTCGGAGGAGAGGTTGGCGATTATAAGGCAGAGCACTATTTTAATGAGGATGAATGTAAGCGCATGGACCGTGCAGGGCAATTTGCGGTCATTGCTGCTAGAGAAGCGGTGAAGCATTCCCAGTTAGAGTTAAAAGCTTTTGACTCTTATCGAACAGGCATTGTTCTAGGAACTTCGCTCGGTGGAATGCGCAGTGGCGAATTGTTTCATGAGCAATGGATTCGGGACGGCTTGGAGCAAACGGATGAAGAGTTGCTATTCATGTATCCGATTCATACGCCGTGCGATAATATCGCGCATGATTTAGGACTGAAAGGCCCGCGCAGCGTTATCTCCAATGCATGCGCAGCTGGAACGAACGCGATTGGCTACGCCTGCGACATGATCCGAATGGGCGCAGCGGATGTGATGCTGGCAGGAGGCGTAGACCCGCTTACTCGCTTATCCTATAGCGGATTCAACAGCTTGCAAGCTTTAAGCCCAACGGCCTGTGCGCCTTACAGCAAGAGTGATGGCCTCAACTTAGGTGAGGGGGCGGCCATTCTAGTGCTAGAGCGAATGGATGTTGCTTTGCAACGCGGAGCAACCATTATTGCGGAAGTGCTGGATTATGAGCTGTCAGCGGATGCCTATCATTTAACAGCACCTGATCCGGGTGGTGCTGGTGCGCTCCGCTCGATGAAAGGGGCACTGCGTAAGGCGGGGTTGTCCGAGCATGATGTCGATTATATTAACGGGCATGGCACGGGAACGCCGACCAACGATACTTCGGAGCCGAAAGCGTTGCGCGCGCTAATGACTGCGGGGAGCATTCCCGTATCGTCTTCCAAATCAATGGTTGGACATATGTTAGGCGCAGCTGGAGCAGCTGAAGCAGTGGCATCTGTACTAGCGATTGAGAACTCATTTATACCGCCAACGGTCAATTTTGATGTGCAGAGTCAAAAGTTCGATATCGACTTTGTTCCGAACGCAGGCCGTTCTGCCGACTTGAACGTCATCCTTTCAAATTCATTCGCATTCGGCGGGAACAATGCTACTGTGTTGTTCGGTAAGCATAAGAAGTGTGAAGTGCGGATTCAAGAGCAAGTTCCCGAAGTAACTCAGGAACAAGCACATGAGCAAGCACGTGAACAAGCACATGAACAAGCACGTGGGCAAGCTCAAGTGCAAGACGCAGAAGAGTCAGCTCATTTTCCAAAAAAGCGCCACAAAGTAGTTATCACTGGAGTTGGTGCTATTGCTGGCAATGCCGCGAACCTGGAGCAAATCTATAGTTTGCTACGCGAGCATCAAAGCGGGTTAAGCCCGATCTCAAGCTTTGATACAAGTGGCTACATTCAGCGTGAGGCAGGACAAATTCCTGAACTCCGCTACAGTAAAATGATTAATCCGAGTCTCCTGCGCAAAATGGATACGTTAAGTAAGCAAGCGACAGCTGTCACGAAGATGGCGCTGGAAGATGCGAAATTGTCAGTGACTCGCCATAACAGCGAGCAAATCGGAGTTCTGTTTGCTACCGGATCAGGACCGATCGAGACGGTCGAATCGTTCAATCGGGTTGTGCTGCAAGAAGGCGCAAAGATGGCCAATGCCAAATTGTTTCCAAACACTGTAATGAATGCAGCCGCGGGCCACATATGTATCCATTTTAATATTAAAGGACCAACGTCTACAATTGCGGCTGGTGGGGTTTCTATCGTCAACGCGCTTTTCTACGCTAACGCGATGATTCAATCAGGTTCGTGCCAAACGGTACTTGTCGTCTCCTCGGATGAATTTAATGAGCCGATGCTGGCTGGGCATCAGCGCTTGTCGGGATTTTTAACGCCGACAACGATGCGTCCATTTGATGAGCAGCGGAACGGCGTTGTGCTGGGGAGCGGCAGTGTCTGCTTCGTCGTAGAGAGTGAAGCAGCAGCTCTTGCACGCGGAGCGCGAATTGTGGCGGAGCTCAAAGGTTTCGGCATGACCTCGGATTGTCGGGCAATCGGAGGAGTTAATCCACGCGGACAAGAATGGTCGGCCGCGTTTCAAAAAGCGCTGGCAGACGCCAACATGTCTGCCGAACAAATCGATTACGTTGCAGCGGCCGCCAACGGTCATCGCATGTTTGATTACGCCGAGGCCCAAGCATTGGAGCGGGTATTTGGCGGCGATGTTCCGGTTAGTGCGCCGAAGTCGATGTTCGGCGAAACACATGGTACAGCAGGCGGAATTGGCCTGTTGACAGCCTTGTACGCGATGAACGAATCGGCCATTCCAGGTATTCAGCATTTGAATGAACCACTGCGGAGCGTCAAAGTCGATTTTGTAACAGAATCGTTGCGTAAAGCTAAAGTGGATCATGCTCTTATTAGTTCATTTGCTTATGGCGGCAATTATAACGCGTTAGTTGTTGGCAAATATAATGGGGATGCTGAATGTTCTCCATAA